Proteins from a genomic interval of Pithys albifrons albifrons isolate INPA30051 chromosome 15, PitAlb_v1, whole genome shotgun sequence:
- the LOC139679142 gene encoding protocadherin alpha-13-like: MGECVCAVLRVLVLQAVWALCGGQVRYSVPEEAKAGTVVGRLAQDLGLEAGEAEARRLRLVAQGRRASVEVSGASGALVVSSRLDREELCGKSAPCALRLEVLVEQPLRVFHVELEVTDINDNAPIFPAARKNISLPENTPLGSRFPLEGASDADTGVNAQLSYTLSPSDHFRAEEENANSRSKSLFVVLRKSLDRETIPVHRLLLTASDGGQPSLTGTVELVISVLDINDNVPQFNQSVYNVVLPEDALVGKLVVRVNATDLDLGIYGEVIYEIDTVVPPSATDAFSIDENTGEIRLMEPLDFETVTIYDLNIKAKDKGIPPLSGHCKVVVEVMDVNDNAPEVWVTSLSVPVPEDASVGTVVALLSVSDRDSGANGRVRCWVWPSGPFGLEATFTGSYSLVLREALDRERVSEYEVEVRAEDGGSPALRASRGVRVPVSDVNDNAPAFSQAVYTVLARENNAAGAELARLWARDPDEAGNGRVSYSVAEGGVGGAAGSSSVGGGGSVWRPASSYVSVDAESGRVWALQPLDYEELQVLQFEVRAVDAGEPPLCGNATVQLFVLDENDNAPALLPAAGGGPEPGAVSLEASSGLGSGTLWAWAAWGAPAGQVVAKIRAVDADSGYNAWLRYELWEPRGKSPFRVGLYSGEVSTARALEEADGPRQRLVIVVRDHGEPARSATATLSVSLVEGAEAALAAGAGSGSSLLVARSAVGGESGSGATAATNVWLVVAICAVSSLFLLAVVLYGASRWAPRAAVLAGPGPTTLVCASEVGSWSYSQRHSRSLCVADGAGKSDLMVFSPNFAPPPGPAAKDTQPEPSSVLDTVLLASRVSSISPKVVRGYRVLNDVIVSSACAAMSLP; this comes from the exons ATGGgcgagtgtgtgtgtgcggtgctgagggtgctggtgctgcaggcgGTGTGGGCGCTGTGCGGCGGGCAGGTGCGGTACTCGGTGCCGGAGGAAGCCAAGGCCGGCACGGTGGTGGGCCGGCTGGCGCAGGACCTGGGTCTGGAGGCGGGCGAGGCGGAGGCGCGGCGGCTGCGGCTGGTGGCGCAGGGCCGGCGGGCGAGCGTGGAGGTGAGCGGGGCGAGCGGGGCGCTGGTGGTGAGCTCGCGACTGGACCGGGAGGAGCTGTGCGGCAAGAGCGCGCCGTGCGCGCTGCGGCTGGAAGTGCTGGTGGAGCAGCCGCTGCGGGTCTTCCACGTGGAGCTGGAGGTCACCGACATCAACGACAATGCCCCCATCTTCCCCGCCGCCCGGAAAAACATCAGTTTACCGGAGAACACCCCTCTTGGGTCGCGGTTCCCTCTGGAGGGCGCATCAGACGCAGATACCGGCGTGAATGCGCAGCTGTCCTATACACTCAGCCCCAGCGACCATttcagagcagaggaagaaaatgctaACTCGCGTAGTAAGTCCCTATTTGTGGTACTCAGGAAGTCTCTGGACCGAGAGACGATTCCCGTTCACCGCTTGTTGCTGACAGCAAGTGATGGGGGCCAGCCATCTCTAACAGGAACAGTGGAACTTGTGATCTCCGTGCTGGATATCAACGACAACGTGCCCCAGTTTAACCAATCGGTGTACAATGTAGTTTTACCCGAGGATGCTTTAGTGGGAAAACTGGTGGTGCGAGTGAACGCCACCGATCTGGACTTGGGAATATATGGAGAGGTGATTTACGAAATTGATACTGTTGTTCCTCCCTCGGCCACGGATGCTTTCAGCATTGATGAAAATACTGGGGAGATCAGACTGATGGAACCCCTGGACTTTGAGACAGTCACGATATACGACCTAAACATTAAAGCGAAAGATAAGGGAATTCCGCCCCTGTCAGGTCACTGCAAGGTGGTGGTGGAGGTCATGGACGTGAACGACAACGCGCCGGAGGTGTGGGTGACATCACTGTCGGTGCCAGTGCCCGAGGACGCGTCGGTGGGGACGGTGGTGGCCCTGCTGAGCGTGTCGGACCGGGACTCGGGGGCGAACGGGCGGGTGCGGTGCTGGGTGTGGCCATCGGGGCCTTTCGGTCTGGAGGCGACGTTCACGGGGTCGTACTCGCTGGTGCTGCGGGAGGCGCTGGACCGGGAGCGGGTGTCGGAGTACGAGGTGGAGGTGCGTGCAGAGGACGGCGGGTCGCCGGCGCTGCGTGCGAGTCGCGGGGTGCGGGTGCCGGTGTCGGACGTGAACGACAACGCGCCGGCGTTCTCGCAGGCGGTGTACACGGTGCTGGCGCGGGAGAACAACGCGGCGGGCGCGGAGCTGGCGCGGCTGTGGGCGCGGGACCCGGACGAGGCGGGCAACGGGCGCGTGAGCTACTCGGTGGCGGAGGGCGGCGTGGGCGGGGCGGCGGGCTCGTCGTCTGTGGGGGGCGGTGGCAGCGTGTGGCGTCCGGCGTCGAGCTACGTGTCGGTGGACGCGGAGAGCGGTCGTGTGTGGGCGCTGCAGCCGCTGGACTacgaggagctgcaggtgctgcagttcGAGGTGCGTGCGGTGGACGCGGGGGAGCCGCCGCTGTGCGGCAACGCGACGGTGCAGCTGTTCGTGCTGGACGAGAACGACAACGCGCCGGCGCTGCtgccggcggcgggcggcggtcCGGAGCCCGGGGCTGTGTCACTGGAGGCGTCATCGGGTTTGGGGTCGGGGACGCTGTGGGCGTGGGCGGCGTGGGGGGCGCCGGCGGGGCAGGTGGTGGCGAAGATCCGCGCGGTGGACGCAGACTCGGGCTACAACGCGTGGCTGCGTTACGAGCTGTGGGAGCCGCGGGGAAAGAGCCCGTTCCGCGTGGGGCTGTACAGCGGCGAGGTGAGCACGGCGCGGGCGCTGGAGGAGGCGGACGGGCCGCGCCAGAGGCTGGTGATCGTGGTGCGGGACCACGGCGAGCCGGCGCGCTCGGCCACGGCCACGCTGAGCGTGTCGCTGGTGGAGGGCGCCGAGGCGGCGCTGGCGGCGGGCGCGGGCTCGGGCTCGTCGTTGCTGGTGGCGCGCTCGGCGGTGGGCGGGGAGAGCGGCTCTGGGGCGACGGCGGCGACCAACGTGTGGCTGGTGGTGGCGATCTGCGCCGTGTCGAGCCTCTTCCTGCTGGCCGTGGTGCTGTACGGGGCGTCGCGCTGGGCGCCGCGGGCGGCCGTGCTGGCGGGGCCCGGGCCCACGACGCTCGTGTGCGCCAGCGAAGTGGGCAGCTGGTCGTACTCGCAGCGCCACAGCCGGAGCCTGTGCGTGGCGGATGGCGCTGGCAAGAGCGACCTGATGGTTTTCAGCCCCAATTTCGCACCGCCTCCCGGGCCTGCGGCCAAGGACACGCAGCCGGAGCCGTCCTCTGTTCTCGATACG GTGCTGCTGGCATCCAGGGTCAGTTCTATCAGCCCAAAGGTGGTGCGTGGTTATCGGGTGCTTAATGATGTCATTGTGAGCTCTGCATGTGCCGCTATGTCCTTGCCGTAG